In Paenibacillus stellifer, the DNA window ATCAATCAACATCAAACGGTGGCTTACCAAACCATTTATATTTTTTACCATTATGCTTATCCTCAAAGGATGCCTCGCCTGGTGGGTCATTTTCGACAATGCGCTGCCCTGGAAATCGCTGCTGACGGAAATTCCGTTCGCCTGGGCTCTATTCTGCATTATCGAACGCTTTGCGTCCAAGCGCAAGCTCGGGTATTACATGACAGTCAATCTGCTGGTCACCGCGATCTTCTTCACAGCTATCATGTATTTCAAATACTATGGCGTTATTGTGACGTACCATGCGGCTGAGCAGGTGAACCAGGTAACCGCCGTCCGGAACAGCGTGTTCTCGCTGATGGACCCTTATTATCTGCTGATTTTCGTGGACGTTGTCGTGCTGGGCTATTTTTTTCTGCTCACCCGGAACGGACGCAACTTCAAGAAAGAGCAGATCAACACCGGACGGGGCAGCAACAAGCGCTCATTCTCGCTTCTGTTCGCAGCCTCGCTCGCGCTCTGCCTGTTCAATGTGCTGCCGAACAAGGCCAGCATGAACGAAATCAAGAAGGCGGAAGAGATGGGCATTCTTAATTATGAAGCCTACACGATTTTCGCACCGGAGAAAATCGACCTCGTCAAGGCCAGCGATATAACGCAGGAAGCAATCGACAAGGCCAAGGGCATTACGGAGCCGGCAAGCCCGAAGTACCAGGGAGCGGCCAAGGGCAAGAACCTGATTATCCTGCAGATGGAGTCGCTGCAGAACTTCCTGATCGGACTTAAAGTCGACGGCCAGGAAATCACGCCGAATTTGAACGCCGTCATGAAAGACAGCTTATATTTCCGTAACTTCTACCAGATGGTCGGCCAGGGCAATACGTCTGACGCCGAATTCGTCGTCAACACCTCCTTCTACATTCCGCCGCGCGGAGCAGCTACGCAGATGTATGTCGACAAGGTGCTGCCGAGTCTGCCGCGGCTGCTGGAAGAGAACGGCTACCAGACCGCCACCTTCCACGTCAACGATGTGGAGTTCTGGAACCGCGGTGAGCTGTACAGCTCACTGGGCTGGCAGAAGTACTATGATCACCAATACTTCGGCGACGAAGACGCGTTCTTCTTTGGAGCTTCCGACGAAGTGCTCTACAAGAAGACAACCGCCAAGCTGAAGGAAATGAGCGAGAGCGGCAAGCCGTTCTATGCGCAGGTCATTTCCATGTCGGCGCATCATCCGTTCACGATTCCGGATAAGTACTACAAGATGAAGCTTCCGGAACGCTATGAAGGAACCTTTGTCGGCGACTATGTCCGGGCCCAGAATTACGCCGATTACGCGTTCGGCCAATTCGTGCAGGAGCTGAAAGACGCTGGCCTGTGGGATAACAGTGTCATCATGATCTATGGCGACCATATGGGGCTGCCTATCTATTCCCTCGACAACGACGACAAGGAACTGATGACCGAAATCTACGGCCATGATTACGGATATGCGAATATGACCAATATTCCGCTGATGATTCACGGCGTAACGGGCGCCCAGCCGCAGACGCTGGATCAGGTCGGGGGCGAAGTAGACATTTTCCCGACAGCGGCCAATCTGCTCGGCGTCTCCACAGGCAACCATCTGCTTTTCGGCCAGGACATTCTGAACCAGCCTTACAATCTGCTTCCTGAACGCTACTATCTGCCGTCCGGATCGTTCATCTCAAGCTCCGGCCTGCTGATTCCGGGCAACAGCTTCGAGGACAACACACAGTATCCGATTGCGACCAGCAGCAAGCAGCCTGCGGCTACGGAGGACGAATATAACCGGGCGCTTCGCCTGCTCCAGCTGTCCGACAGCTATGTCTCCCAATTGCCGGAGAAGAAATCGGAATAAGAGACGCCCATCGCGACAGACGACGGCTTCACAGACTGAACACAGAACTCCAACAAGCCTTCAGGACCACATCTAGTGGAACTGAAGGCTTTTTTGACGGAAGTGATGCCCGGATTACAGGTTACAGGATTACACGTTACAGATTACAGGCTACAGAATTACAGGCTACAGAATTACACGCTGCTTCATCCCGTCCGGCGGTGGACATCGTCTTTTTCACAACAATTTAAAGCGCTTCCATAATTGCTTCAGAAGCGGCCGTTCTACGTCCGTCAACGCTTCTGTCTATCCAACAGGTCATAGCAATCCGCAAATTGGGCAAGCTCCTCGGGGGTGAGAATGGATAGATGCTCTTCAAGCAGAACGAGCGAACGTCTATGGCCCTCGCTTCGCACATTTTCGCCTTTCTCGGTCAGCGACACCACCACAGCTCTCCGGTCATTCTCATCCTGTTCCCTTCGGACCAGTCCGACCGCTTCCATCCGGTCCAGCATAACCGTCACGGCGCTCGATTTAACCTCCATACGCTCCGCAAGCGTGACCACTCTGGCCCGTCCCTCCCGGGCGATCATGTTCAGCAGCGAGAACTGCGGAAATGTAAGGCCAAGCTCCACATTCAAGGCGATTCCCGAAGCAATTCTCTTCTGTACCCGCCACATCGATAATCCAATCCGCTCCACCAGCGGGTTGATCTGTTCCGGCATTTGCGATTCAGCTCCCGTTTCTTTGTCCTGCTTCTAGCGTACCACTAGCGGCCGCCCCCCTTCAATGCGTGCTTATGAAAAAAAATAAAAAATTAAGTACTTGAAAGATGAAAGTTTTCTGAAAAATTTAGTACCCTATTCAAATCAATCTGACGGAAACCGTTAGTATACTTAGAGGACAACATAATTTGACACAGCCAAAGCCACCTCTTTCAGATATAATCTGGATTAGACTTTTGTCCTATAATCTGGTATTTAAAATGGGGGAAATGTATGAAATTGGCTACTAAATTAACATGGATGATGCTGCTCGTCCTTCTTCTTGTCGGCTCATCCATCGGGTTCTTTGGTTATCGGGCCGCCTACAATCAGTTGGATGAAGCGGCGGGAATCGAGCTTGTAGGCTGTGCCAACATTACGACCGGCCTTGTCGATCCTTCGCAGATCACGGCCCTCGCCTCCGGCGATACCGGCAATCTTAACGCTATTCAGGACCGTATTGGCTGGATTACCGGGCATAAACCGATCTTCAAGGAAGCTTTTATCCTCTCGCTAGATGGTAAAATCCTTGCCGCAGACAAAAATATGCAGGCACGCGGCTATAAAGCCGGGGACTCTTTCTACTTCAGCGAAAAAGATAAAGAGATGATCACTTCGATGAAGCATTCCACTTATTCTAAGGTCTACACCTATGAAGGTGTCTCGCTTAAGACCGGCTACGGCCCTATTTATCAAGACCATGATCCCACCAAACCGATTATCGCTCTCATGGCCATCAACTTTGACGGTTCACTCGTTCAGGACAGAACGCTTCAAATTTTGGTGCAGCCCTTTATTATCGGTGCCATTATTCTCATTATCGCCATCCTGACAGCCTATATTCTGATCCGCCGCATGGTCAGCCCGCTGTCCAAGCTGTCCCGGTCCGTCAACCATGTGGCTCACGGCGATCTGATGCAGGAGTCGCTTGTACTGAACAGCAAAGATGAAATCGGCACGCTGTCGCGTGATTTTCATGAAATGAAGGAGAATCTCACCCGGCTCATCACCGAGGTCAGCGATACTTCCGCTCATGTCGCTTCCTCTTCCCAGCAGTTGTCCGCAAGCGCCCAGGAGACCAACCGTGCCGGAGAACATTCCGTCAACATAACCATTGAGCTCGCCGAAGGCGCTCAGGCTCAGCTTCGCCATCTGGAGAGCAGCTATCAGTCGGTTCAGGAGATGTCCCGATTTATCGCAGAGATTGCCGCGAATGCCGATCAGGCGATGAGCGACGCCGTCAGCGGAGCGGAAAAAGCGCGGCTCGGCCGGCAATCGATGGACTCTACCACCAGCCAGATGACCATCATGAGCGAACAGCTGGCCGGACTGTCCGGCATCATCGGCACGCTGGCCGGCCACTCCAAGGAAATTGAGAGCATCGTCGGCACTATCGCCAGCATCGCAGCGGAGACGAATCTGCTCGCCCTCAACGCCGCTATCGAAGCGGCCCGCGCCGGAGAAGAAGGCCGCGGCTTCGCCGTTGTGGCGGGCTCGGTCCGCAAGCTGGCAGAACGCTCCGGCGATTCAGCCCGGCAGATCGGTGAGCTGCTCGGCCTGATCATCGCCCAGATGGATCTCGCCGAGGAGACCATGAACCGTTCGACTGTGGAGATGGGGCACGGAACGGAGATGGTAGCCGCCGCAGGCAGCTCTTTCTCGGAACTCGAATCCGCCGTAACGGGCATGGCATCCCAGAGCAGGGAGATCTCCGATACAGTCCGTCAGCTTACGGAAATTGCAGACGGCCTCGTCGAGGCTATCCAGAGCACCGTCAGCGTATCGAACCAGACCGCCCAGGGCGCCGAGAGCATGTCCGCTACTTCTCAGGAGCAGCTCGCGGCCATGCAGGAAATCGAAGCTTCCTCCGCCTTCCTCTCCTCGCTGGCGGACAAGCTCAACGGGCTGGTGGAACAATTCAAGGTAGCTTGATCCAGGACCCTGAAACCTTTCCTTCGGCACCTTGTTCAATCATACGCACTACAATAGACAGGCGGCCCCGGTTATCCGGGGCCGCCTGTCTATTGTTACGCATTCCGTTCTCTTGGGGCAGATGGAGAGCCAGTCTCCATAGTGCAGGGGTTCCCGCGCCTTCTCCCGTAGCCGGAGACCAGCAAAATTCCGGCCAGCACCAGGCCGGCTCCGGCGAAGTGCCGTAGATACAGCGGTTCACCCAGCACGAAATGGGACAATCCGAGCGCACATACCGGGATTAATGCCGTGAAGACGGCGATCGTTCCTCCCGTCACCTTGGCTGCCCCACGGAACCAGAGGATATAAGCAAGAGCGGTGACACAAATGCCGTAATAGACCACTAACGCCACATCTGCCGGATGAATTACCGGAATGCCCTGGCGCAGAAGTTCAACAGCAGAACCTGCCAGAAACATCGGCAGGGCAAACGCTGTAATATAGCCGACGGCAAGCAGGGAAGGAACGTCGGGAGACAGCTTTTTGCGAAGTACGCTCAGTCCTGCCTCAGAGACCACGGCAGCCGTCAGCAGCAGCATACCGGTCAGGGAAGCCGGCCGGTTCTCCCCTCCAGGCGCAAGAAACTGCGGTAGCTGGATGACCGCGATTCCGGCCAGCGAGCACAATACTCCCGTTCCGGCTCTGCCTGATATTCTCTCGCCGAGGAACCAGCGGGAGAGCAGGGCGACGGCAGCGGGTGTCAGCCCTGTGATCATAGCACCCTCTGCGGCGGAGGCATACCTCAAGCCGTAGAGCATGAATACCCGAAACAGAAACATACCTCCAAAGGCTGTAAGAATGAGCAGCAGCAAATCCCGGCGGCTGACTCTAAAGACGCCATGCCGATGCCTGATCCAGACCAGCGGGAGCAGGACAAGCAGCGCAATTGCAAGACTGGCGGCCTGCGACAGAAAGACAGGAAGCTGCGCGGCCGTTACTTTGCCGGCCGTCACAGAGCTGCCGATGATCAGCGCGGCGGCACCCAGTTCCCCGTAAGCCGACACGGTTCTTGGTGCCGGTTGATACATTTCGTTCACCTCTTTCTCCTTAGATGATATATACTCTAAGGACCGAAAGCGGTTCTTCCCAGTACCGCATATTCTCTATTTTCAGGGTACCACTTGATGCGGAAGGAGCCTCTCATCCCATGTGGATCACCATCGACAAGCATTCCGGACTGTCCCTGTCCCGACAAATTTACGGCGCCATCCGCTCCCGCATCCTTCGCGGCGAGCCTGCGGCTGGCGATAAACTGCCATCCACAAGAGAACTGTCCTCCCAACTCGGCGTGTCGCGGAATACGGTGCTCGAAGCCTATGAGCTGCTGCTTGCCGAGGGCTTCCTCGCGTCCCGGTCCGGTTCAGGAACTTATGTAGCCCAAGGTGCCGTTATGAAAGACGCACCCTTGGACCTGTTCTCCGGGCATAGGCATAGGCAATCCTCCCCCGTTCCTGTTACCGCTTCTCCCGATGCCGGGAGGCGTGAAGGGCGGGCTGTCATTTCGTTCAGAACCGGACTGCCTGAAATCGGTCATTTTCCCCGCAGGACGTGGGGCGATCTGCTGCGCACCGCCGCGCTCGATTTGCCGGATCTTGCATTTGGCTATGGAGATCCTGCAGGCGAGCCTCAGCTCCGGGATGCATTATCCCGCTACCTCCTGCAATCACGCGGCGTCTGCGTTCCTGCAGGCGGGCTGGCGATTACAAGCGGAGCCGTTCAGGGTATCCAGCTTGCCGCCAGACTGCTGCTCCAACCAGGAGATGAAGCCCTGATCGAGGAGCCCACCAACGCCGAGCTTAAGTCCATCCTTGCCTCCACGGGAGCGGTCCTGCAGGGGGTTCCCGTGGACGACTATGGGCTGGTTACCGAAGCTCTGCCGCGGCCCGGACGTTCCAGCCTGATTTACGTAACCCCGTCCCACCAGTTCCCGCTTGGGGGCATCCTTCCCATCCAGCGGCGGATTGAGCTTATTCGCTACGCCCGGGAAACCGGCAGCTTCATCATCGAGGACGATTATGACAGCGAGTTCCGGTTCGACAGCGCCCCGGCCCATTCGCTTCAGAGTCTTGCACCGGAACGGGTATTCTATATCGGAACCTTCAGCAAGATGATGTTCCCGGCGCTGAGAATCGGCTACGCAGTCATACCTCCTGCCTTTTTCGAACGATTTGCAGCGCTGAAGAAGCTGGCCGATTATCATACGCCCGTTCTGGAACAGATCGCCCTGGCCCGGTTCATCGAGGAGAGGAAACTGCATACCCATATTTTCCGGATGAGAAAAATTTACCGTGCCCGGCGAAACGCCCTGCTCGAAAGCCTGGAGACCCATTTTCCAGACCAACACCGCATTCTCGGAAGGGCAGCCGGACTGCATCTGACGGTCGAGCTTCGTACCCCGCTGCCAGACGCTCTCCCCCGGCTTCTCGAGCAGGAGGGGGTCTTCGCCTCCCAGATCCCGGGTCAACGGCTGGTTCTGGGCTATGGCCATCTGGAGAAGGATGAGATTG includes these proteins:
- a CDS encoding LTA synthase family protein; translation: MLILKGCLAWWVIFDNALPWKSLLTEIPFAWALFCIIERFASKRKLGYYMTVNLLVTAIFFTAIMYFKYYGVIVTYHAAEQVNQVTAVRNSVFSLMDPYYLLIFVDVVVLGYFFLLTRNGRNFKKEQINTGRGSNKRSFSLLFAASLALCLFNVLPNKASMNEIKKAEEMGILNYEAYTIFAPEKIDLVKASDITQEAIDKAKGITEPASPKYQGAAKGKNLIILQMESLQNFLIGLKVDGQEITPNLNAVMKDSLYFRNFYQMVGQGNTSDAEFVVNTSFYIPPRGAATQMYVDKVLPSLPRLLEENGYQTATFHVNDVEFWNRGELYSSLGWQKYYDHQYFGDEDAFFFGASDEVLYKKTTAKLKEMSESGKPFYAQVISMSAHHPFTIPDKYYKMKLPERYEGTFVGDYVRAQNYADYAFGQFVQELKDAGLWDNSVIMIYGDHMGLPIYSLDNDDKELMTEIYGHDYGYANMTNIPLMIHGVTGAQPQTLDQVGGEVDIFPTAANLLGVSTGNHLLFGQDILNQPYNLLPERYYLPSGSFISSSGLLIPGNSFEDNTQYPIATSSKQPAATEDEYNRALRLLQLSDSYVSQLPEKKSE
- a CDS encoding MarR family winged helix-turn-helix transcriptional regulator; the protein is MPEQINPLVERIGLSMWRVQKRIASGIALNVELGLTFPQFSLLNMIAREGRARVVTLAERMEVKSSAVTVMLDRMEAVGLVRREQDENDRRAVVVSLTEKGENVRSEGHRRSLVLLEEHLSILTPEELAQFADCYDLLDRQKR
- a CDS encoding methyl-accepting chemotaxis protein; protein product: MKLATKLTWMMLLVLLLVGSSIGFFGYRAAYNQLDEAAGIELVGCANITTGLVDPSQITALASGDTGNLNAIQDRIGWITGHKPIFKEAFILSLDGKILAADKNMQARGYKAGDSFYFSEKDKEMITSMKHSTYSKVYTYEGVSLKTGYGPIYQDHDPTKPIIALMAINFDGSLVQDRTLQILVQPFIIGAIILIIAILTAYILIRRMVSPLSKLSRSVNHVAHGDLMQESLVLNSKDEIGTLSRDFHEMKENLTRLITEVSDTSAHVASSSQQLSASAQETNRAGEHSVNITIELAEGAQAQLRHLESSYQSVQEMSRFIAEIAANADQAMSDAVSGAEKARLGRQSMDSTTSQMTIMSEQLAGLSGIIGTLAGHSKEIESIVGTIASIAAETNLLALNAAIEAARAGEEGRGFAVVAGSVRKLAERSGDSARQIGELLGLIIAQMDLAEETMNRSTVEMGHGTEMVAAAGSSFSELESAVTGMASQSREISDTVRQLTEIADGLVEAIQSTVSVSNQTAQGAESMSATSQEQLAAMQEIEASSAFLSSLADKLNGLVEQFKVA
- a CDS encoding DMT family transporter encodes the protein MYQPAPRTVSAYGELGAAALIIGSSVTAGKVTAAQLPVFLSQAASLAIALLVLLPLVWIRHRHGVFRVSRRDLLLLILTAFGGMFLFRVFMLYGLRYASAAEGAMITGLTPAAVALLSRWFLGERISGRAGTGVLCSLAGIAVIQLPQFLAPGGENRPASLTGMLLLTAAVVSEAGLSVLRKKLSPDVPSLLAVGYITAFALPMFLAGSAVELLRQGIPVIHPADVALVVYYGICVTALAYILWFRGAAKVTGGTIAVFTALIPVCALGLSHFVLGEPLYLRHFAGAGLVLAGILLVSGYGRRRGNPCTMETGSPSAPRERNA
- a CDS encoding PLP-dependent aminotransferase family protein, with the translated sequence MWITIDKHSGLSLSRQIYGAIRSRILRGEPAAGDKLPSTRELSSQLGVSRNTVLEAYELLLAEGFLASRSGSGTYVAQGAVMKDAPLDLFSGHRHRQSSPVPVTASPDAGRREGRAVISFRTGLPEIGHFPRRTWGDLLRTAALDLPDLAFGYGDPAGEPQLRDALSRYLLQSRGVCVPAGGLAITSGAVQGIQLAARLLLQPGDEALIEEPTNAELKSILASTGAVLQGVPVDDYGLVTEALPRPGRSSLIYVTPSHQFPLGGILPIQRRIELIRYARETGSFIIEDDYDSEFRFDSAPAHSLQSLAPERVFYIGTFSKMMFPALRIGYAVIPPAFFERFAALKKLADYHTPVLEQIALARFIEERKLHTHIFRMRKIYRARRNALLESLETHFPDQHRILGRAAGLHLTVELRTPLPDALPRLLEQEGVFASQIPGQRLVLGYGHLEKDEIAEGIRRIHSAIAEG